TCAACTGGACTTAAAAGGAATAGCCTGCAGCAAAGGAAGCGCTTGCCAAAGCGGGGCAGAAGGTGGTTCGCACGTTTTGAATGAAATTCTTTCCGAAGAGGATTTGAGCAAACCTTCCATTCGATTTTCTTTTTCCAGCTTCAATAAAAAAGAAGAGGTAGATTATGTGGTTGATGTTTTAAAGGAATTTATCTCCGAAGGAATCTAATCCAAAAGAGAAAATTGTCATTCAATATCTGCCTAAAATTTTGCCGTAAGCCTTACGTTAAAAACACGTGGTGTTAAGTAATTCGGGATTGAGTATTGAACTTTGGTGTAAACATCTCTTACGAATGTGTTTGTGATAGAGTTTTGCACATCAAAGATGTTGAATATTTCTGCACCGATTGAAAATTCCTTAAAAGGTTTTAGCCAACCACTTTCCCTAAGTTTTGTATCGTCAACAATAACGTAGCTTACGCCAAGATCTGCACGTTTATAATCTGGCAGCCTAACTTGGTAGTCGTAAGGGTCTGCATAACTTGGTGAACCACCGGGAAGCCCCGTATTATAAGTAAGGTTTAAGTACATTTTAAGCGATGGAATTACTTTTACATAATCCTGGAACAGCATCCCAAACTTCAAACGTTGGTCTGTTGGCCGAAAAATATACCCGCGATCGTTAATATTTTCCTCGGTTTTTAAATATCCAAAACTTAACCAGCTTTCCGTTCCGGGCACAAACTCCCCGGCCAAGCGCAAATCAAGTCCGTAAGCGTATGCTACTGCACTGTTATTGGCGCGATAGCGAATGCGAACATTTTCCAAGGTGTATGGGTTCACATCGGTTAGATGCTTGTAATAAATCTCAGAATTGAGCCTAAAGGCACGGTCCCACATTTTAAAGCTGTAATCATTGCCGAATACAATATGAATGGATTTCTGCGCTTCCACACCTGGGCGAACGGTTCCGGTAGAATCCCGTAATTCTCTATAAAATGGAGGTTGATGATACACTCCGCCCGATAGGCGGAAAAGCATGTCCATTTCCCAATCCGGTTTTAAAGCAACTTGGGCCCGAGGACTAAAAACGGTTTGTGTGGTACTTGTTATATCCTTACCACTAACGGTCCAATTATGTGCACGAACACCCGCATTTAGCCAAAGTTCGCTATTGCCAAGACTGGTTTTTCTGCTCCATTGAGCATAGCCCGATATTCTATCTATTTGGGTATCGTTTTGTGCACGAACGTTGGTATATGGTACAATTGGAGATGTATCTGCTGCATACGGTTGATCGTTCGGTGGAAATATAGGCGGACGGATGGAAAACCCTGCCGAGTCAATAATTTCATATTCCTGAACCCGATCGCGAATGTCTTCGTGAGTGTACTTTATGCCGTACTCGATATTGTTTTCATCTAATGAAAGATTTCCTTTGTGCTCTACGTTAAGAATCAATGCGTCCAAATCATTCCGTGCGTGGGTAAGTTGGCTCCCAATGCCGCGCGTAAATTCTACCGTGCCCAAATCTTCGCTTCCAATTTCAGTATTTACTTCTCCCAATCGATATTCCGCAAGAATATCATAATATTCCTGTTCTGTAGTTTGGTAAAGCGAACCAATAAATTTTGCAGTGTAATTATCTGAAACTACCCAAGTAGATTTTAATGCGCCGAAGTAGGTATTGTATCGATCTTCTTCCCGGCCTTCATAAAAAACTAGCAGCGCGATAGGATCTGTAATCGTTCCAAAGTTTGTTTGCCTTGTTAAGGGTCTGTAATTGTATTCGTTTAGCGACACATTGCCCAAAAAGCTTAATTCAAATTTATTGGTGAATTTATAGGTAAGATAAGTCTGTGCATCTGCAAATTTAGGTCTGTAGTTTGTTTCGGTTTCCTTTGCGTTGACCAATAAACTGTTATCGCGATAACGAATTCCGAGAATTCCAGAAAGTCGCCCATTTTTTGAAATTCCTTCAACGGAACCACTTGCGCCCAAAAGGCTCAAATCTACCGATGCGCCAAAATCAACAGGCCGACGGTAGGTTATATCCAAAACCGAGGAAAGTTTGTCGCCATATTTGGCCTGAAACCCTCCAGCGGAAAATTCCACATTACTTGTAAGCTCGCTGTTTACGAAGCTTAAACCTTCCTGTTGCCCGCTTCTTATAAGAAAAGGACGATAAACTTCAATCTCGTTTACGTAAACAAGGTTTTCATCATAGTTCCCGCCGCGAACGGCATATTGTGTGCTCAGTTCATCGTTGCCGTTAACGCCTGGGAGCGATTTCAGAAGATTTTCTACTCCAGCATTGGCGCCAACCATTTTTCGTATTACTTCTGGTGAAATGGTGGTAACACCTTCCACGCGTTTGTTTTCACGACCCGAAATAACGACTTCGGGAATTTGTTCTACATCAATTTTTAATACTGGATTCAATTCGTAATCCTCATTTGGACTTAAATT
The Aequorivita iocasae genome window above contains:
- a CDS encoding TonB-dependent receptor; this translates as MKTIKLPLTLLFFFFATVVFAQKATVRGVILDENNTPLAGVNVTYEDQGTISDLNGYYLLEIPSDQEVVVIFSHVGHKNAKLRFNLSPNEDYELNPVLKIDVEQIPEVVISGRENKRVEGVTTISPEVIRKMVGANAGVENLLKSLPGVNGNDELSTQYAVRGGNYDENLVYVNEIEVYRPFLIRSGQQEGLSFVNSELTSNVEFSAGGFQAKYGDKLSSVLDITYRRPVDFGASVDLSLLGASGSVEGISKNGRLSGILGIRYRDNSLLVNAKETETNYRPKFADAQTYLTYKFTNKFELSFLGNVSLNEYNYRPLTRQTNFGTITDPIALLVFYEGREEDRYNTYFGALKSTWVVSDNYTAKFIGSLYQTTEQEYYDILAEYRLGEVNTEIGSEDLGTVEFTRGIGSQLTHARNDLDALILNVEHKGNLSLDENNIEYGIKYTHEDIRDRVQEYEIIDSAGFSIRPPIFPPNDQPYAADTSPIVPYTNVRAQNDTQIDRISGYAQWSRKTSLGNSELWLNAGVRAHNWTVSGKDITSTTQTVFSPRAQVALKPDWEMDMLFRLSGGVYHQPPFYRELRDSTGTVRPGVEAQKSIHIVFGNDYSFKMWDRAFRLNSEIYYKHLTDVNPYTLENVRIRYRANNSAVAYAYGLDLRLAGEFVPGTESWLSFGYLKTEENINDRGYIFRPTDQRLKFGMLFQDYVKVIPSLKMYLNLTYNTGLPGGSPSYADPYDYQVRLPDYKRADLGVSYVIVDDTKLRESGWLKPFKEFSIGAEIFNIFDVQNSITNTFVRDVYTKVQYSIPNYLTPRVFNVRLTAKF